One genomic region from Glaciimonas sp. PAMC28666 encodes:
- a CDS encoding helix-turn-helix domain-containing protein encodes MVNTTPFLSPHPAFVANPKSHCGTCNLRDLCLPIGLVDAELDRLDHIVKHRRRIARDGVLYRMNDPFVNLYAIRVGHFKTYQVNANGAHHISGFQMTGELLGMEAISSYRHQCNAVALEDSEVCEVPFSELENLLKDVPIMLHHFHRMMSHEIAQDRNAMLQLGNLRAEQRFAAFLLNLSTRYKNRGYSATHFQLRMSREEIANYLGLTNETISRLLSQFKKTGWVKANNREIALIDLPALRLLAEGK; translated from the coding sequence ATGGTCAACACAACGCCTTTTCTTTCCCCTCACCCCGCATTCGTCGCGAACCCGAAGTCACATTGCGGGACGTGCAATTTGCGCGACTTATGCCTTCCGATAGGACTCGTTGATGCAGAACTCGATAGGCTAGATCATATAGTCAAACATAGACGGCGCATCGCCCGCGATGGCGTGCTGTATCGCATGAATGATCCCTTTGTTAACCTGTACGCCATTCGCGTCGGGCATTTCAAAACATATCAGGTCAACGCTAACGGCGCACATCACATTTCGGGTTTTCAAATGACCGGAGAGTTACTGGGTATGGAGGCCATCAGCTCCTACCGGCACCAGTGCAACGCCGTTGCACTGGAGGACAGTGAGGTCTGCGAGGTGCCGTTTTCGGAATTGGAAAACCTTTTGAAGGATGTCCCGATCATGCTGCATCATTTCCACCGAATGATGAGTCATGAGATCGCCCAGGACCGCAACGCGATGCTGCAATTGGGCAACCTTCGCGCAGAGCAACGTTTTGCCGCTTTTCTCCTGAACCTCTCGACGCGATACAAAAATCGCGGATATTCCGCGACACACTTTCAATTGCGCATGTCGCGCGAAGAAATCGCCAACTACCTGGGCTTAACCAATGAAACCATCAGCCGACTACTTTCGCAATTCAAGAAGACTGGTTGGGTCAAAGCCAACAACCGTGAAATTGCCTTGATAGACCTTCCCGCGTTACGGCTATTGGCAGAAGGAAAGTAA